In the Staphylococcus condimenti genome, one interval contains:
- the spoVG gene encoding septation regulator SpoVG produces the protein MKVTDVRLRKIQTDGRMKALVSITLDDAFVVHDLRVIEGNSGLFVAMPSKRTPDGEFRDIAHPINSDMRQEIQDAVMKVYDETDEVIPDKNAQPSSDSEDNGSEEEA, from the coding sequence ATGAAAGTGACAGATGTAAGACTTAGAAAAATACAAACTGATGGAAGAATGAAGGCGCTTGTGTCTATTACACTTGACGATGCATTCGTAGTCCATGATTTGCGCGTGATTGAAGGCAACTCAGGTCTATTCGTCGCAATGCCAAGTAAACGTACACCAGATGGTGAATTCCGCGACATCGCGCATCCGATCAACTCAGACATGAGACAAGAAATTCAAGATGCAGTGATGAAAGTATATGATGAAACTGATGAAGTCATTCCTGATAAGAATGCACAACCATCATCAGATTCAGAAGACAATGGTAGTGAAGAAGAAGCTTAA
- a CDS encoding RidA family protein, translating to MKTIHTNKAPEALGPYSQAIVINDMVYTSGQIPLNEFGELVSQETAVQTRQVLNNLSHVLEEAGSDLDSVVKTTIFIADMNDFQYINEVYGQFFDAHKPARSCVEVARLPKDVKIEIEAIAQVKEK from the coding sequence ATGAAAACAATTCACACTAATAAAGCACCAGAAGCATTAGGACCATATTCTCAAGCAATTGTTATAAATGATATGGTTTATACTTCTGGCCAAATTCCATTAAATGAATTCGGCGAGTTAGTCAGCCAAGAAACCGCAGTTCAAACTAGACAAGTGCTTAATAATTTAAGTCATGTTTTAGAAGAAGCAGGTTCAGACTTAGACTCAGTAGTGAAAACAACAATTTTTATTGCGGATATGAATGATTTCCAATATATCAATGAAGTCTATGGCCAATTCTTCGATGCGCATAAACCAGCTAGAAGTTGTGTCGAAGTGGCACGCTTGCCGAAAGATGTTAAAATTGAAATAGAAGCAATCGCTCAAGTAAAAGAAAAATAA
- the purR gene encoding pur operon repressor: MRYKRSERIVYMTHYLMSHPNKLIPLTHFVKKFKQAKSSISEDIHIVRETLQKEKLGTVVTTAGASGGVTYRPTMSKEEAEEVIEEVIGLLQEKERLLPGGYLFLSDLMGNPELLNKVGRLIATIYMDEDLDAIVTIATKGISLANSVANILNLPVVVIRKDNKVTEGSTVSINYVSGSSRKIETMVLSKRTLQENSNVLIVDDFMRAGGSINGVMNLMNEFKAHVKGVSVLVESKEVKQRLIEDYTSLVRLSDVDEYNQDFKVEQGNVLSKFS; this comes from the coding sequence GTGCGTTATAAACGAAGTGAGCGTATTGTGTACATGACTCATTATTTAATGAGTCATCCCAATAAGTTGATACCGCTTACGCATTTTGTAAAAAAATTTAAACAAGCGAAGTCTTCAATCAGTGAAGATATTCATATTGTGCGTGAAACCTTGCAAAAAGAAAAACTAGGAACAGTGGTTACAACAGCTGGGGCCAGCGGTGGTGTCACTTATCGTCCTACCATGAGTAAAGAGGAGGCAGAAGAAGTTATTGAAGAAGTCATCGGCCTCTTACAGGAAAAAGAACGCTTGCTGCCAGGAGGCTATCTCTTCTTATCCGATCTTATGGGAAATCCTGAGTTGTTGAACAAAGTCGGACGCTTGATTGCGACAATTTATATGGATGAGGATTTAGACGCAATCGTAACCATTGCGACTAAGGGTATATCTCTTGCTAATTCAGTAGCAAATATATTAAATTTACCTGTAGTTGTTATTCGTAAGGATAATAAAGTAACAGAAGGTTCTACAGTATCGATCAACTACGTTTCGGGATCATCTCGCAAGATTGAAACGATGGTGCTTTCAAAACGTACACTTCAGGAAAATTCGAATGTGCTTATCGTTGATGATTTCATGCGTGCAGGAGGCTCTATTAACGGCGTTATGAATTTGATGAATGAGTTTAAAGCGCATGTCAAAGGGGTATCAGTACTTGTAGAATCTAAAGAAGTTAAACAAAGATTGATTGAAGATTATACTTCCTTGGTCAGACTGTCTGATGTCGATGAGTACAATCAAGACTTTAAAGTTGAGCAAGGTAACGTGTTATCTAAATTCTCATAA
- the ispE gene encoding 4-(cytidine 5'-diphospho)-2-C-methyl-D-erythritol kinase, which yields MIYEKAPAKINLTLDALYKRNDGFHEVEMVMTTVDLNDRVTVEKRHDQRIVVQVDYNFVPENAKNLASQAALLMQKTYDIKEGVTITLEKEIPVSAGLGGGSADAAATMRAMNKLFDLQLSLDELSALGADVGSDVPFCIYSKTAICTGHGEKVHLLNEMPKAWVVIAKPNVGISTACVFQELEIGEECNQQENTQKCLEAIENGDYETICATLSNCLESISMEMHPNIRKLKQNMLNSGADAALMSGSGPTVYSLAKHYKQAQNIYNAVHGCCNEVYLVRLLG from the coding sequence ATGATATACGAAAAGGCACCTGCTAAAATTAATCTCACCTTAGATGCACTATATAAACGAAATGACGGTTTTCATGAAGTCGAAATGGTCATGACGACGGTGGACTTAAATGATCGTGTTACCGTCGAAAAACGACATGATCAGCGTATTGTGGTTCAAGTCGATTATAACTTTGTACCTGAAAATGCTAAAAATTTAGCATCTCAAGCGGCATTATTAATGCAAAAAACTTATGATATCAAAGAAGGGGTCACGATTACACTGGAAAAAGAAATTCCAGTTTCTGCCGGTTTAGGCGGGGGCTCAGCGGATGCTGCAGCAACGATGCGTGCGATGAATAAGCTTTTTGATCTGCAACTCAGTTTGGATGAATTAAGTGCACTTGGTGCTGATGTGGGTTCAGATGTGCCGTTTTGTATTTACAGCAAAACAGCAATTTGTACAGGACATGGCGAAAAGGTGCATCTTTTAAACGAAATGCCGAAAGCTTGGGTAGTGATTGCCAAGCCGAATGTCGGTATTTCTACGGCTTGTGTTTTTCAAGAGTTGGAAATCGGAGAAGAATGTAATCAACAAGAAAATACGCAAAAGTGTCTTGAAGCGATTGAAAATGGGGACTATGAAACGATTTGTGCGACCCTTTCGAATTGTTTAGAATCCATTTCGATGGAGATGCACCCGAATATCCGCAAGTTAAAGCAGAATATGCTCAATAGTGGCGCAGATGCTGCATTGATGAGCGGCAGCGGTCCTACAGTTTACAGCTTAGCGAAACACTATAAACAAGCGCAAAATATTTATAATGCAGTACATGGGTGCTGCAATGAGGTTTATTTAGTCAGATTACTTGGATAA
- the veg gene encoding biofilm formation stimulator Veg yields the protein MPKSIWDIKNALDGHLGNRIVLKANGGRKKTIERCGVLAETYPAVFIVELDQDKHNFERVSYTYTDVLTENVQVSFVDDNHHEAVAH from the coding sequence ATGCCAAAATCAATTTGGGACATCAAAAATGCACTTGATGGTCATTTAGGAAACCGTATTGTACTTAAAGCAAATGGTGGTCGTAAAAAAACAATTGAACGTTGCGGAGTTTTAGCTGAAACATATCCAGCAGTTTTCATTGTTGAATTAGACCAAGATAAACACAACTTTGAACGTGTATCGTATACATACACAGATGTGTTAACTGAGAACGTACAAGTTTCTTTTGTAGACGATAATCACCATGAAGCAGTTGCACACTAG
- the rsmA gene encoding 16S rRNA (adenine(1518)-N(6)/adenine(1519)-N(6))-dimethyltransferase RsmA has protein sequence MNKKDIATPTRTRALLDKYQFDFKKSLGQNFLIDVNIIQKIIDASNIDDRTGVIEVGPGMGSLTEQLAKHAKKVVAFEIDQRLIPVLEDTLSDYDNVTVINEDILKADVVEAVQTHLSDCDKIMVVANLPYYITTPILLNLMSKSLPIDGYVVMMQKEVGERLNAEIGTKAYGSLSIVAQYYTETSKVLTVPKTVFMPPPNVDSIVVKLMKRQAPIVAVDDEDRFFKMTKAAFSQRRKTIANNYQSLFFDGKQKKDIIKTWLEDGGIDPRRRGETLSIKEFANLFNNLKKFPELEF, from the coding sequence GTGAATAAGAAAGATATCGCTACACCTACGCGTACGAGAGCGTTATTAGACAAGTATCAATTTGATTTCAAAAAGAGTCTGGGACAGAATTTCTTAATTGATGTCAATATTATCCAAAAGATTATTGATGCGAGTAATATTGATGATCGTACGGGTGTGATTGAAGTAGGTCCTGGTATGGGCTCTTTGACAGAACAGTTAGCGAAACATGCGAAAAAAGTGGTTGCTTTTGAAATCGACCAACGTTTAATCCCCGTGTTAGAGGATACTTTATCAGATTATGATAATGTAACAGTGATTAATGAAGATATCTTGAAAGCAGATGTAGTTGAAGCTGTACAAACACATCTTTCAGATTGCGATAAAATTATGGTTGTTGCGAATCTTCCATATTACATTACAACACCAATTTTATTGAATCTGATGTCAAAATCATTGCCGATTGATGGTTACGTAGTCATGATGCAAAAAGAAGTCGGAGAAAGGTTAAATGCTGAAATCGGCACAAAAGCATATGGTTCCTTGTCGATTGTTGCACAATATTATACTGAGACATCCAAAGTGCTGACGGTGCCGAAGACGGTCTTTATGCCGCCTCCGAATGTAGATTCTATTGTAGTGAAATTGATGAAACGTCAAGCGCCGATTGTGGCTGTGGATGACGAAGATCGATTTTTCAAAATGACGAAAGCTGCTTTCAGTCAGCGTCGTAAGACAATCGCAAATAACTATCAAAGTCTCTTTTTTGATGGTAAACAAAAGAAAGATATCATCAAAACATGGTTAGAAGATGGCGGTATTGATCCGAGACGTCGCGGTGAGACGTTATCTATTAAAGAATTTGCGAATTTGTTCAATAACTTGAAAAAATTCCCGGAATTAGAATTTTAA
- the rnmV gene encoding ribonuclease M5, producing the protein MKINEFIVVEGRDDTERVQRAVECDTIETNGSAINQETLEVIRNAQATRGVIVLTDPDFPGDKIRNTIREHVSGVKHAYIDREKAKNKRGKIGVEHAALEDIRDALLHVSSPFEEGMESISKDTLIDLGLIVGPGARQKREVLGRKLHIGHSNGKQLLKKLNAFGYTEADVRDALNEDKGSEG; encoded by the coding sequence ATGAAAATCAATGAATTTATCGTGGTTGAAGGCCGAGATGATACAGAACGTGTACAACGTGCGGTAGAATGCGATACGATTGAGACAAATGGCAGTGCGATCAACCAAGAAACATTAGAAGTCATTCGTAACGCACAAGCAACACGCGGCGTGATTGTATTGACAGATCCTGATTTCCCGGGTGATAAGATACGAAATACCATTCGTGAACATGTTTCAGGTGTAAAACATGCTTATATCGACCGTGAAAAAGCTAAAAATAAACGTGGCAAAATCGGAGTAGAACATGCGGCTTTAGAAGACATCCGTGATGCTTTACTGCATGTGTCTTCTCCATTTGAAGAAGGCATGGAATCAATCAGCAAAGATACATTAATCGATTTAGGTCTTATTGTAGGTCCTGGTGCGCGACAAAAACGTGAGGTATTAGGCCGAAAATTACATATCGGACATTCTAATGGCAAACAATTGCTGAAGAAGTTGAATGCTTTCGGTTATACAGAAGCAGATGTGCGTGATGCATTAAATGAAGATAAAGGAAGTGAAGGATAA
- a CDS encoding TatD family hydrolase encodes MLIDTHVHLNDEQYDEDLEEVIDRAREAGVDRMFVVGFDTPTIERAMKLIDQYDFLYAIIGWHPVDAIDYTEEREQWIEELSKHPKVIGIGEMGLDYHWDKSPKDVQKEVFRKQIALAKRVNLPIVIHNREATQDCIDILMEEHAEEVGGIMHSFSGSPEIADVVINKLGFYISLGGPVTFKNAKQPKEVAKHVPLDRLLVETDAPYLSPHPYRGKRNEPMRVTLVAEQIAELRGISYEEVAEQTTENAERLFNLEK; translated from the coding sequence ATGTTAATAGATACACATGTACATTTAAACGATGAACAATATGATGAAGATTTAGAAGAGGTTATTGATCGTGCACGTGAAGCAGGAGTAGATCGCATGTTTGTTGTAGGGTTCGATACACCAACCATCGAACGTGCAATGAAATTAATTGATCAATATGATTTCTTATATGCCATTATCGGTTGGCATCCTGTTGATGCGATTGATTATACAGAAGAACGCGAGCAGTGGATTGAGGAATTATCCAAACATCCGAAAGTCATCGGTATTGGAGAAATGGGCTTAGATTATCATTGGGATAAATCACCTAAGGATGTTCAAAAAGAAGTTTTCCGTAAACAGATTGCTTTAGCTAAACGTGTCAACTTGCCGATTGTGATTCATAACCGTGAAGCGACACAAGATTGTATAGATATTTTAATGGAAGAACATGCAGAAGAAGTAGGCGGTATTATGCACAGTTTCAGCGGATCGCCTGAAATTGCAGATGTAGTCATTAATAAACTCGGTTTCTATATTTCATTAGGCGGACCTGTGACGTTTAAGAATGCGAAACAACCGAAAGAAGTTGCGAAACACGTACCATTAGACCGCTTGTTAGTAGAAACAGATGCGCCTTATTTATCACCGCATCCTTATCGCGGCAAACGTAATGAACCGATGCGTGTGACATTGGTTGCTGAACAAATCGCAGAATTACGTGGTATCAGTTATGAAGAAGTTGCTGAACAGACAACTGAAAACGCAGAACGTTTGTTTAATTTGGAGAAATAG
- the metG gene encoding methionine--tRNA ligase, translating to MAKDTFYITTPIYYPSGKLHIGHAYSTVAGDVIARYKRMQGYDVRYLTGTDEHGQKIQEKAHKAGVSELEYLDEMISGIKSLWEKLEISNDDFIRTTEKRHEEVVAKVFERLLEQGDIYLGEYEGWYSVPDETYYTESQLEEPVYDDNGKIIGGKSPDSGHEVELVKEESYFFNISKYADRLLAFYDEHPEFIQPPSRKNEMINNFIKPGLTDLAVSRTTFDWGVQVPSNPKHVVYVWIDALVNYISALGYLSEDDSLFKKYWPADLHLMAKEIVRFHSIVWPILLMALDLPLPKRVFAHGWILMKDGKMSKSKGNVVDPNVLIDRYGLDATRYYLMRELPFGSDGVFTPEAFVDRTNFDLANDLGNLVNRTIAMINKYFDGELPAYEGPKHELDAEMEQFALDTVKEYHENMEGLQFSVALSTVWKFISRTNKYIDETTPWVLAKDDSQKEMLGNVMAHLVGNIRFATVLLRPFITHAPRQIFEQLNINSPELFEFDSLNEYGALKAPISVTEKPQPIFPRLDTEKEVAFIKDSMQGSAPKPEAQAESAEEEKEEVPAKAQITIKDFDKVEIKAATIIDAENVKKSDKLLKIQVDLGEEQRQIVSGIAKFYEPDDIIGKKVAVVTNLKPAKLMGRKSEGMILSAEKDGVLTLVSLPNAIPNGAVIK from the coding sequence ATGGCGAAAGATACATTTTATATAACAACACCTATTTATTACCCGAGCGGTAAATTACACATTGGGCATGCATATTCAACCGTAGCAGGCGACGTAATTGCGCGCTACAAACGCATGCAAGGCTATGATGTGCGTTATTTGACAGGTACAGATGAACATGGTCAAAAAATTCAAGAAAAAGCGCATAAAGCAGGCGTAAGCGAATTAGAGTATCTGGACGAAATGATTTCAGGTATTAAATCATTATGGGAAAAACTAGAAATCTCAAATGATGATTTTATCAGAACAACTGAAAAACGCCATGAAGAAGTAGTGGCTAAAGTGTTCGAACGTTTGCTTGAACAAGGTGACATCTACCTTGGCGAATATGAAGGATGGTACTCAGTACCAGATGAAACTTACTATACAGAATCTCAATTAGAAGAACCGGTGTATGATGACAACGGTAAAATTATCGGTGGTAAAAGTCCGGATTCTGGACATGAAGTTGAACTTGTTAAAGAAGAAAGCTATTTCTTTAATATCTCTAAATATGCAGATCGTTTATTAGCATTCTATGATGAGCATCCTGAGTTCATTCAACCTCCTTCTCGAAAAAATGAAATGATTAATAACTTTATCAAACCAGGTTTAACTGACTTAGCAGTATCACGTACAACATTTGACTGGGGCGTACAAGTTCCATCAAATCCAAAACACGTCGTATATGTATGGATTGATGCTTTGGTAAACTATATTTCAGCATTAGGTTATTTATCAGAAGACGATAGTCTATTCAAAAAATATTGGCCAGCAGATTTACACTTAATGGCAAAAGAAATCGTACGTTTCCACTCTATCGTATGGCCGATTTTATTAATGGCATTAGACTTGCCGCTTCCAAAACGCGTCTTCGCACACGGCTGGATTTTAATGAAAGACGGCAAAATGAGTAAATCTAAAGGCAACGTTGTAGACCCTAATGTCTTAATCGATCGCTACGGTTTAGATGCAACACGTTACTACTTAATGCGTGAATTGCCATTCGGTTCAGACGGCGTCTTCACACCAGAAGCATTCGTCGATCGTACAAACTTTGACCTAGCTAATGATTTAGGCAACTTAGTGAACCGTACTATTGCGATGATTAATAAATACTTTGACGGTGAATTACCAGCATACGAAGGACCAAAACATGAGTTAGATGCTGAAATGGAACAATTCGCATTAGACACTGTCAAAGAATACCATGAAAACATGGAAGGCTTGCAGTTCTCAGTGGCACTTTCAACAGTGTGGAAATTCATCAGCCGTACGAACAAATATATTGATGAAACAACACCTTGGGTACTTGCTAAAGACGATAGTCAAAAAGAAATGCTTGGTAATGTGATGGCGCACTTAGTGGGAAATATCCGCTTCGCAACAGTATTGTTACGCCCATTCATCACACACGCACCACGCCAAATTTTCGAGCAATTGAATATCAACAGCCCAGAGCTCTTTGAATTCGACAGCTTGAACGAATACGGCGCATTAAAAGCACCAATTTCAGTGACTGAAAAGCCGCAACCGATTTTCCCACGTTTAGACACAGAAAAAGAAGTGGCATTCATTAAAGACTCAATGCAAGGCTCAGCACCAAAACCTGAAGCACAAGCAGAGTCAGCTGAAGAAGAAAAAGAAGAAGTGCCAGCTAAAGCACAAATCACAATTAAAGATTTCGATAAAGTAGAAATCAAAGCAGCAACAATTATTGATGCTGAAAACGTGAAAAAATCTGATAAACTGCTGAAAATTCAAGTAGATTTAGGCGAAGAACAACGTCAAATCGTTTCAGGTATCGCAAAATTCTATGAACCAGACGATATTATCGGCAAAAAAGTAGCAGTTGTAACGAACTTAAAACCAGCTAAACTTATGGGTCGTAAATCAGAAGGCATGATTTTATCTGCTGAAAAAGACGGCGTTTTAACATTAGTCAGCTTGCCGAACGCAATTCCGAACGGTGCAGTTATCAAATAA
- a CDS encoding DUF5080 family protein codes for MTYLLLFLVAGLYYVVYITSVMYAEGIKLLPWIAYGISAVIFLVTFLFVNPSFSALQNYIFVLTLGFVVYGWLAIKSFWTRPYQVKIESMESNPNYFLTREKYEEDESVQINLASAKYKGIISGIISVICMIAIKLKLTPILKEDLAGGLFTIGLILFLMVIIYFIIDIILVIRRRRFSFIILRPLGTLVLLIFFAMII; via the coding sequence ATGACATATTTATTATTATTTTTAGTGGCAGGTTTGTATTATGTTGTGTATATTACATCGGTAATGTATGCAGAAGGTATTAAATTATTGCCGTGGATTGCTTATGGTATATCTGCAGTAATCTTTTTGGTTACATTTCTCTTTGTGAATCCTAGCTTTAGTGCATTACAAAATTACATATTTGTGCTCACTCTAGGCTTTGTTGTATACGGTTGGTTGGCTATTAAGTCGTTTTGGACACGTCCGTATCAAGTAAAAATTGAAAGTATGGAATCTAATCCAAACTATTTTTTAACAAGAGAAAAATATGAAGAAGATGAAAGTGTGCAAATTAACTTAGCTTCTGCGAAATATAAAGGGATTATTTCAGGAATTATCTCGGTAATCTGTATGATTGCGATTAAATTAAAGTTAACGCCTATTTTAAAAGAAGATTTAGCAGGTGGTTTATTTACAATAGGCCTTATCCTTTTTTTAATGGTTATAATTTATTTCATTATAGATATTATATTAGTAATTAGAAGGCGGAGATTTTCATTTATCATCCTTAGACCTTTAGGAACGCTGGTTTTGTTAATCTTCTTTGCAATGATTATTTAA
- a CDS encoding DUF5079 family protein, with protein MNAAYEKLRSPMPQILGSGTLILLTMACSQYFYGLTISETPEYLVITWVFMFLVSISTFLIYIFRRPKNHESMKRKALVLFVINILAMYSFIYALYNLYFFLAIRVGIDLFKIWFVGTITMILCILSFIFGVILLHKTPSWLKGKNHKDKVESKILVITILFGISLIVVVEKIIEYIVVPNINESKYIVLVMIGLILISYYNVFLMYIHYTQVLSNYELEDADDFLE; from the coding sequence TTGAATGCTGCTTATGAAAAGTTAAGAAGTCCAATGCCACAAATATTAGGAAGTGGAACATTAATTCTATTAACAATGGCCTGTAGTCAATATTTTTATGGATTGACTATATCTGAGACACCCGAATATCTCGTAATAACATGGGTATTCATGTTTTTGGTTAGTATATCCACTTTTTTGATTTATATATTTAGAAGGCCAAAAAATCATGAAAGTATGAAAAGAAAAGCTTTGGTTTTATTTGTAATCAATATATTAGCTATGTATTCCTTTATTTATGCTTTGTATAATCTCTACTTTTTTTTGGCTATAAGAGTAGGAATAGATTTATTTAAAATTTGGTTTGTAGGAACTATAACAATGATTTTATGTATATTATCATTTATTTTTGGAGTAATACTTTTGCATAAGACACCGAGTTGGTTAAAAGGAAAAAATCATAAAGATAAAGTTGAAAGTAAGATACTAGTCATTACAATACTTTTTGGAATCAGTTTAATTGTAGTAGTAGAAAAGATTATTGAATATATAGTGGTGCCAAATATCAATGAATCGAAATACATTGTTCTAGTAATGATAGGCTTAATATTGATTAGCTATTATAACGTTTTTTTAATGTATATACATTATACGCAGGTATTATCAAATTATGAGTTGGAAGACGCAGATGATTTTTTGGAATAA
- a CDS encoding DUF5079 family protein, with product MNDAYKKLRNPLPQLLGAFSILFSSLGFVQYFYSLTIERTPLYLLITSILIIIISIACFFVLFLPQPKNHEDMKKSAFKLMVLDVLALYCIVIGLYNVYFFLAAENGVDLTIFWIVGIITMFVGLLSFIYGIYLLINTPFWLKDKKKDEQIFGKAITIIILFLFSLVVVIQKIIEYFTIPNINESKFMILGIGGMMPFVYFVIMMLYIHYTQVLLNYELKDADELFE from the coding sequence TTGAATGACGCATATAAAAAATTAAGAAATCCACTACCGCAATTATTAGGAGCATTTTCTATTTTATTTAGTTCTCTAGGATTTGTTCAATATTTTTATAGTTTAACTATAGAAAGAACGCCCTTGTATTTATTAATAACAAGCATATTAATTATTATAATTTCTATAGCATGTTTCTTTGTATTATTCCTACCGCAACCTAAAAATCATGAAGATATGAAAAAAAGTGCCTTTAAATTGATGGTTTTAGATGTCTTAGCTTTATATTGTATAGTTATAGGATTGTACAATGTGTATTTCTTTTTGGCAGCTGAAAATGGTGTTGATCTCACTATCTTTTGGATAGTTGGAATAATTACAATGTTTGTGGGTCTGCTCTCTTTCATCTACGGAATTTATTTACTTATTAACACACCGTTTTGGCTTAAAGATAAGAAAAAAGATGAACAAATTTTTGGTAAAGCAATAACTATTATAATTTTATTTCTTTTTAGTTTAGTTGTTGTAATTCAAAAAATAATAGAATATTTTACAATTCCTAACATTAACGAATCGAAGTTCATGATCTTAGGAATAGGAGGAATGATGCCGTTCGTATATTTCGTTATCATGATGTTGTATATACATTATACACAGGTATTATTGAATTATGAGTTGAAAGATGCAGATGAATTGTTCGAATAA